A region of the Streptococcus oralis Uo5 genome:
TTGCGCGGAGGATCTACCCTTTGCGGATAATAGTTTTGACATTGTCTACCATATTGGCGGAATCAATTTTTTCAATGATAAGGCCAAGGCTATGCAGGAAATGCTACGAGTGGCGAAGCCAGGGACTAAGATTTTAATTGCAGATGAGACGGCTGACTATGTGGATCAGCAATATAAGAAAAATCATTTTAGTAAGGATTATTTTAAAGACGCTACTGTTGATTTGAGTGAAATTGAGAATGCTGTTCCAAGCGAAGTTAAGGAAAAGGAAATGAAACTTCTTTGGGATGGCAAATTCTACGCCTTGACATTTAGGAAATAAGAAAAAGTATCTTGGTAGAGCTTAGAAAGTAAGTATGAAGATAAAAACATTCCCTTAGACAGCTGTCTGAGGGAATATTTTTTATGGGAGCATCATCAATTCGACAATCATAGCTATGTAGATGATTAAGGTAAGGAGAAAACCGGCTCTCCAGAAGAATTTGATGAATTTAGGGTAATAAAAACTTCGTTTTTTGACAAGGAAAAAGACTACAAGGAGGATTGCTAGGAGAGAAAGTGCGACTCCAAGTCGCGGTAGAAAGTTGTGGGTAAAGGCTTTAGCAGTGATCAGATAGTACTCGAATACCAAAAGTGGAAAAGCGAGATCCGCGAAATTAAATCCTATTTTCCTAAGTCCGAAAAGCTTGGTGACAATAAAGCAAACCACCAAGGTTAATATCAATAATAAAATAGATGCTATTTTCATTAAAATCATACCCATATTGTATCATAAAAAAACGCTAAAGGAAATGAGAAACAAGGGAATTTGTTGGAAAGTCAGGCTTTTGAGATTGTAGGTGTTTTTTGTTATAATGAAAGTTATGAAATCTTATAATACCTTGAATGATTATTATCGAAAACTTTTTGGAGAAAAGACTTTTAAAGTTCCTATTGATGCGGGATTTGACTGTCCCAATCGGGATGGAACTGTAGCTTATGGTGGTTGTACTTTTTGTACGGTTTCAGGTTCTGGAGATGCCATCGTAGCACCGGATGCTCCTATCCGTGAGCAATTTTATAAGGAAATTGACTTTATGCACCGCAAGTGGCCAGATGTTAAAAAGTATCTAGTTTATTTCCAAAACTTTACAAACACCCATGAAAAGGTGGAAGTGATTCGGGAGCGTTACGAGCAGGCTATCAACGAGCCAGGTGTAGTAGGAATCAATATCGGAACACGGCCAGACTGTTTACCCGATGAAACCATCGAATATTTGGCTGAGTTATCGGAACGAATGCATGTGACGGTAGAATTGGGCTTACAGACAACCTTTGAAGCAACCTCTGACCTGATTAACCGTGCCCATTCTTATGAATTGTATGTGGAAACGGTCAAACGCTTGAGGAAATATCCCAAGATTGAGATTGTTTCCCATTTGATCAATGGTTTGCCCGGTGAGACTCATGAGATGATGATTGAAAATGTCCGCCGCTGTGTTACGGATAATGATATTCAAGGAATTAAGTTGCACTTGCTTCACCTCATGACCAATACACGGATGCAGCGAGATTACCACGAAGGACGCTTGCAACTGATGAGTCAGGATGAGTATGTCAAGGTTATCTGTGACCAACTGGAAATCATTCCCAAGCATATCGTCATCCATCGAATCACAGGAGATGCGCCTAGAGATATGCTGATTGGTCCCATGTGGAGCCTCAATAAATGGGAAGTGCTAAATGCTATTGAAACTGAGATGCGCCGTCGTGGAAGTGTGCAAGGATGCAAGGCTGTTAAGCAGGAGTTTTAAAAATGAAAAGACCACTTGAGATGGCACATGATTTTTTGGCGGAAGTTGTGACAAAAGAGGATATCGTAGTGGATGCGACCATGGGTAATGGTCATGATACCCTTTTTTTAGCCAAGCTAGCCAAGCAAGTCTATGCCTTTGATATCCAAGACAAGGCTTTGGAGAAAACCCAAGAGCGTTTGGATCAGGCTGGAATGACAAATGCCCAGTTAATCTTGCAAGGGCATGAGACGCTTGACCAGTTTGTGACAGAAGCTA
Encoded here:
- a CDS encoding DUF3397 domain-containing protein, with the translated sequence MGMILMKIASILLLILTLVVCFIVTKLFGLRKIGFNFADLAFPLLVFEYYLITAKAFTHNFLPRLGVALSLLAILLVVFFLVKKRSFYYPKFIKFFWRAGFLLTLIIYIAMIVELMMLP
- a CDS encoding TIGR01212 family radical SAM protein (This family includes YhcC from E. coli K-12, an uncharacterized radical SAM protein.) encodes the protein MKVMKSYNTLNDYYRKLFGEKTFKVPIDAGFDCPNRDGTVAYGGCTFCTVSGSGDAIVAPDAPIREQFYKEIDFMHRKWPDVKKYLVYFQNFTNTHEKVEVIRERYEQAINEPGVVGINIGTRPDCLPDETIEYLAELSERMHVTVELGLQTTFEATSDLINRAHSYELYVETVKRLRKYPKIEIVSHLINGLPGETHEMMIENVRRCVTDNDIQGIKLHLLHLMTNTRMQRDYHEGRLQLMSQDEYVKVICDQLEIIPKHIVIHRITGDAPRDMLIGPMWSLNKWEVLNAIETEMRRRGSVQGCKAVKQEF